A genomic window from Candidatus Andeanibacterium colombiense includes:
- a CDS encoding FecR domain-containing protein, with protein MSANRTPGGSDSANAFTRWRRKRLAKQARGWVVRLDAGGDDARRDRAFAAWLARPGAEAAFVGAAGLWLEIDRAALSDRVEAARLLRWKPRPVPAAGKRAAGLALAASIAALAWWGPGMWIALSADVKTGAFETRRIALDDGSAIVLASNSAVDIQYRKGERRVRLLEGEAAFSVARDPARPFVVAAGGGETRALGTRFLTAFRGGGVTVTGVHHRIRVTADGGARELGPGEAVHYGRFSAPGTIAADHYAGGWQRGLVIVENRSLADIAAELARYSDRPIWVLGAARSRAFSGTFRIADPVAGLRAAARTARLRVTELPGMVLVTAR; from the coding sequence ATGTCTGCGAACCGAACCCCCGGCGGGAGCGATTCCGCGAACGCGTTCACCCGCTGGCGGCGCAAGCGGCTGGCCAAGCAGGCGCGCGGCTGGGTCGTGCGGCTCGATGCGGGCGGGGATGATGCGCGCAGGGATCGAGCCTTCGCCGCCTGGCTTGCGCGGCCGGGGGCCGAAGCCGCCTTCGTCGGCGCGGCCGGGCTGTGGCTCGAGATAGACCGCGCGGCGCTGAGCGACAGGGTCGAGGCCGCGCGGCTACTGCGCTGGAAGCCGCGCCCCGTGCCGGCTGCGGGCAAGCGGGCGGCGGGGCTCGCGCTGGCCGCGTCGATCGCCGCGCTCGCCTGGTGGGGCCCGGGCATGTGGATCGCGCTTTCGGCCGATGTGAAGACCGGGGCGTTCGAAACCCGCCGGATCGCGCTCGACGATGGCAGCGCGATCGTGCTCGCGAGCAATTCGGCGGTCGACATCCAGTACCGCAAGGGCGAGCGGCGGGTGCGGCTGCTGGAGGGCGAAGCCGCGTTCAGCGTCGCGCGCGATCCGGCGCGGCCGTTCGTGGTCGCGGCGGGCGGGGGCGAAACGCGCGCGCTCGGCACCCGCTTCCTCACAGCCTTTCGCGGCGGCGGGGTCACCGTCACCGGCGTCCATCACCGCATCCGGGTGACTGCCGATGGCGGCGCGCGCGAGCTGGGGCCGGGCGAGGCGGTGCATTACGGCCGCTTCTCCGCGCCGGGCACGATTGCCGCCGATCATTATGCGGGGGGGTGGCAGCGTGGGCTGGTGATCGTCGAGAACCGCTCGCTGGCCGATATCGCGGCGGAGCTCGCCCGTTACTCCGATCGCCCGATCTGGGTGCTCGGCGCCGCCCGCTCGCGTGCATTCAGCGGGACCTTCCGCATCGCCGACCCGGTCGCCGGCCTGCGCGCGGCTGCCCGCACCGCGCGGCTGAGGGTGACCGAGCTGCCGGGCATGGTGCTGGTGACAGCGCGGTAG
- a CDS encoding RNA polymerase sigma factor, which yields MAQPLNRIEMQEAGQDPGAESGLLAAYLASYARLRAALLRRTGSPSAAEDLSQELYLRLAGRAAAHTEAEVANPEGYVRRMAQNIASDWRRGAARQGMPAPVSADIPSDAPSAERTLLARERLKQVLELADLLPPRCREVFVLRKLKGLEQHEIAARLGISLNMVQKHLRKALEDIAAGLAARE from the coding sequence TTGGCTCAACCGCTGAACAGGATCGAGATGCAGGAGGCAGGGCAGGACCCGGGCGCAGAGTCGGGCCTGCTCGCCGCCTATCTCGCGAGCTATGCCAGACTGCGCGCCGCGCTGCTGCGTCGCACCGGATCGCCCTCGGCGGCCGAGGATCTCTCGCAGGAGCTCTATCTGCGGCTTGCCGGCCGGGCCGCCGCGCATACAGAGGCCGAGGTCGCCAATCCCGAAGGCTATGTCCGGCGCATGGCGCAGAACATCGCGTCCGACTGGCGGCGCGGTGCCGCGCGGCAAGGCATGCCCGCGCCGGTTTCGGCCGACATCCCGAGCGACGCCCCCTCGGCCGAGCGTACGCTGCTGGCGCGCGAGCGGCTGAAGCAGGTGCTCGAACTGGCCGATCTGCTTCCGCCGCGCTGCCGCGAGGTGTTCGTGCTGCGCAAGCTCAAAGGGCTCGAACAGCACGAGATCGCCGCGCGGCTCGGGATCAGCCTGAACATGGTCCAGAAGCATTTGCGCAAGGCGCTGGAGGATATCGCGGCCGGGCTCGCCGCGCGCGAATAA
- a CDS encoding TonB-dependent siderophore receptor — protein MSLSSRSQSAIRLRRNLLAAVSLGAAAALAGIAAPAAAQADAAQKAYQVDLPSQSLSRSLAQLSQITGLQLIYTVSESDKATAPALNGRMTADQALGRLISGSGFTYRYLRPGVITLERTSAGGNGDGEVVTGAVQVEGVQGSGSPYFGGAGQAAGVNGVNGSRDITATEGTGSFTSGALTIGSKVPQALKDVPQSISVLTSERLEQQNVTDFTSAMRQLPGVTLVQGDTSLETTFYSRGFAINSIQVDGGAPLYIGFGYYPQIDMSVYDHVELLRGASGLLNGYGDPSGSVNLVRKKPLDHAQVTLEAQAGSWQTYRVVADATAPLALDGKLRGRLVMTYQANHYFYDTAKDNKTLVYGIAELDLTPTTLVSAGVNYTRQDSVPWNGGLPRYQNGDDLALPRSTCLCFGWNRWDFDTTEIFGSIEQKIGEDWMVKFNLTRNRQSNTRKLGYSSGAVNSINLLGPALGGIYNDFSSSQFSAEAVVNGEFELFGQHQEISIGANRVKSDGGGWTNYSTLISGTATAPYQPYPGGPTYYSGSPNGSRPPVDVFDFDPSDPLYTEPRNPLPSGRYPVNGQLQWGMYANLRLTAFDKLHLTTGLRWSQYQSKYTFDALCTGTVGLCAGKQIGDTAYSYGADYRGHDFSWPPQVNLSYDITPQLSAYAGYTDIYRNLANYLSADLKPLAPLTGSNWEGGLKWAARDGKLNVSLAAYRIRQHGFPAVDPPDYSGYYEVSPGVYCCFVSSPDQTLESTGFDLEATGEVLPGWQVTASYTYNKNKQVGAAYGGAQGIPFTSIQPKHLYKIWMSYDFGPAGAPAWLSKLTLSGGLNGQSSAYYSGAICRNFAGAPDPISGFQDCLTYDVPDYVPFDFKVPAYALLAARIDYRFSANWSLAASIENILDKTYYQTVSGSPDGGNWYGAPRSVTATLRAKW, from the coding sequence ATGAGCCTTTCGAGCCGATCACAATCCGCAATTCGCCTTCGCCGGAATCTGCTTGCCGCCGTCTCGCTCGGCGCGGCCGCGGCGCTGGCGGGCATCGCAGCGCCGGCGGCCGCCCAGGCCGACGCGGCACAGAAGGCCTACCAGGTCGATCTGCCGTCGCAGTCGCTGTCGCGTTCGCTCGCGCAGCTCTCGCAGATCACCGGGCTGCAGCTGATCTATACCGTCAGCGAATCCGACAAGGCGACCGCACCGGCTCTGAACGGCCGGATGACCGCCGACCAAGCACTCGGCCGGCTGATTTCCGGCTCCGGCTTCACCTATCGCTACCTGCGCCCTGGGGTGATCACCCTCGAACGCACCAGTGCGGGGGGAAACGGCGACGGGGAAGTGGTGACAGGCGCCGTCCAGGTGGAGGGCGTGCAGGGTAGCGGCTCGCCCTATTTCGGCGGGGCCGGACAGGCCGCGGGGGTGAACGGGGTGAATGGCTCGCGGGACATTACCGCTACCGAGGGGACGGGGAGCTTTACCAGCGGGGCGTTGACGATCGGGAGCAAGGTGCCGCAGGCGCTGAAGGACGTGCCGCAGTCGATCAGCGTGTTGACCAGCGAGCGGCTGGAGCAGCAGAATGTCACCGACTTCACCAGCGCGATGCGGCAGTTGCCCGGAGTGACTTTGGTGCAGGGCGATACCAGCCTCGAGACCACGTTCTACTCGCGCGGCTTTGCGATCAACAGCATTCAGGTCGATGGCGGGGCGCCGCTATATATCGGCTTCGGCTATTATCCGCAGATCGACATGTCTGTCTACGACCACGTCGAATTGCTGCGCGGCGCTTCGGGCCTGTTAAACGGCTACGGCGATCCATCGGGCAGCGTGAACCTGGTGCGCAAGAAGCCGCTGGATCATGCGCAGGTAACCCTCGAAGCGCAGGCGGGCAGTTGGCAGACTTATCGGGTTGTTGCCGATGCCACCGCTCCGCTGGCGCTTGATGGAAAGCTGCGCGGACGGCTGGTGATGACCTATCAGGCCAACCACTACTTCTACGATACGGCAAAAGACAACAAGACGCTGGTCTATGGGATTGCGGAACTGGACCTGACGCCCACGACGCTGGTGAGCGCCGGGGTCAATTACACCCGGCAGGACAGCGTGCCATGGAACGGCGGCCTCCCTCGGTATCAGAATGGTGACGATCTGGCGCTGCCGCGTTCGACTTGCCTGTGCTTCGGCTGGAATCGCTGGGATTTCGACACGACCGAGATCTTCGGTTCTATCGAACAGAAGATCGGCGAAGATTGGATGGTGAAATTCAACCTCACCCGAAACCGGCAGTCGAACACGCGCAAGCTGGGTTACAGCAGCGGCGCGGTGAATTCGATCAATCTGCTGGGGCCGGCGCTGGGCGGGATATACAACGACTTTTCCAGCTCGCAGTTTTCAGCCGAGGCGGTGGTGAATGGCGAATTCGAACTGTTCGGCCAGCACCAGGAGATCTCGATCGGCGCCAATCGCGTGAAGAGCGACGGCGGCGGATGGACCAATTACAGCACCTTGATTTCAGGCACCGCGACTGCGCCCTATCAACCCTATCCGGGCGGTCCGACCTATTATTCAGGCTCGCCCAACGGTTCGCGCCCGCCGGTGGACGTGTTCGACTTCGACCCGAGCGATCCCCTCTATACCGAGCCGCGCAATCCGCTGCCAAGCGGGCGTTATCCGGTCAACGGCCAGTTGCAGTGGGGTATGTACGCAAACCTTCGCCTGACTGCATTCGACAAATTGCATCTCACCACAGGACTGCGCTGGAGCCAGTACCAGAGCAAATACACTTTCGACGCGCTGTGCACCGGCACTGTCGGGCTTTGCGCGGGAAAGCAGATCGGAGATACGGCTTACAGCTACGGTGCCGATTACCGCGGCCACGATTTCAGCTGGCCGCCGCAGGTGAATTTGTCCTACGATATTACTCCTCAGCTAAGCGCCTACGCGGGTTACACCGACATTTATCGCAACCTCGCGAATTACCTCAGCGCCGATCTCAAACCGCTTGCGCCGCTCACCGGATCGAACTGGGAAGGCGGCCTGAAATGGGCCGCGCGTGACGGAAAATTGAACGTCTCGCTGGCAGCCTATCGCATTCGCCAACACGGTTTCCCCGCGGTCGATCCGCCGGATTATTCCGGATATTACGAGGTTTCGCCGGGCGTATATTGCTGCTTCGTAAGCAGCCCCGACCAGACGCTCGAGAGCACCGGCTTCGATCTGGAGGCGACCGGCGAAGTTCTTCCCGGTTGGCAGGTGACGGCCAGCTACACCTACAACAAGAACAAGCAGGTGGGCGCCGCCTACGGAGGAGCGCAGGGTATTCCGTTCACCTCGATCCAGCCGAAGCACCTGTACAAGATCTGGATGAGTTATGACTTCGGGCCTGCGGGTGCCCCGGCATGGCTATCGAAGCTCACGCTTTCTGGCGGGTTGAACGGGCAGTCCTCGGCCTATTATTCCGGCGCGATCTGCAGGAATTTCGCCGGTGCTCCAGATCCGATCTCGGGCTTCCAGGACTGCCTCACCTACGATGTGCCTGACTATGTGCCGTTCGATTTCAAGGTCCCGGCCTATGCACTGCTCGCGGCGCGGATCGACTACAGGTTTTCCGCCAACTGGTCGCTGGCGGCCAGCATCGAGAACATTCTCGACAAAACCTATTATCAGACAGTCAGCGGTTCGCCCGATGGCGGAAACTGGTACGGCGCCCCTCGCAGCGTTACCGCGACTCTCCGCGCCAAGTGGTGA
- a CDS encoding FecR family protein: MTEPTLTSFEPDEAVYEQAAAWLVALSEPHDARAAQEFARWQEADPLHALAYEEISALREHVRPHALDAFERMPKLAPRPVGRMRRFALAASLVLVCTAGWANWNRISDLTADASTGVGERRQFRLADGSEVELNTDSALDLDFDGAGRSVRLRRGEAWFHVAKAGGKPFRVATSNALVTVTGTRFYVRRDNRQTRVAVEEGRVEVRPLAGGPPAVLTAGKGALVEGDRVQATPSADPLVAGAWRRGQLVFFEAPLGEVVRELNRYRSAPIVVLNGSLAARDISGVFNLADREGAVRAIEERLGVRAHWLPGGIVLIL, encoded by the coding sequence ATGACCGAACCGACCCTTACCTCCTTCGAGCCGGACGAGGCCGTTTACGAGCAGGCCGCCGCCTGGCTGGTCGCGCTGAGCGAGCCGCATGACGCCCGGGCGGCACAGGAATTCGCCCGCTGGCAGGAGGCCGATCCGTTGCATGCGCTCGCCTATGAAGAGATTTCGGCGCTGCGCGAGCATGTCCGCCCGCATGCGCTGGATGCGTTCGAGCGCATGCCGAAACTCGCGCCGCGGCCCGTGGGGCGGATGCGGCGCTTCGCGCTGGCGGCGTCGCTGGTGCTGGTCTGCACCGCCGGCTGGGCGAACTGGAACCGCATATCCGATCTAACCGCCGACGCCTCGACCGGGGTCGGCGAGCGCCGGCAGTTCAGGCTGGCGGACGGGTCCGAGGTCGAGCTCAACACCGACAGCGCGCTCGATCTCGATTTCGACGGGGCCGGGCGCTCGGTCCGGCTACGGCGGGGCGAGGCGTGGTTCCATGTCGCCAAGGCCGGGGGCAAGCCGTTCCGGGTCGCGACCTCGAACGCGCTGGTCACCGTCACCGGCACGCGCTTCTACGTCCGCCGCGACAACCGCCAGACCCGGGTCGCGGTGGAGGAAGGCAGGGTCGAGGTGCGGCCGCTCGCGGGCGGGCCGCCTGCGGTGCTCACCGCGGGCAAGGGCGCGTTGGTCGAAGGCGACCGGGTGCAGGCAACGCCGTCGGCCGATCCGCTGGTCGCGGGCGCCTGGCGTCGCGGCCAGTTGGTATTCTTCGAAGCGCCGCTGGGCGAGGTGGTGCGCGAGCTGAACCGCTATCGTTCGGCGCCGATCGTCGTGCTCAACGGCAGCCTCGCCGCGCGCGACATTTCGGGGGTGTTCAACCTTGCCGATCGCGAGGGGGCGGTGCGCGCGATCGAGGAGCGGCTGGGAGTGCGGGCGCACTGGTTGCCGGGCGGGATCGTGCTCATCCTATGA
- a CDS encoding sigma-70 family RNA polymerase sigma factor, with protein sequence MGHGRKLADGTEHPARAGAEIVPLRERLAEGLAEAAPSHPLARAFFELQQPLRAFFHRRTGAAEDTEDLLQDLWLRVEASRETFSGAEAPDNPAAYLQRIAANLALDWLRRRKVRSALADARDPAEQADDTVTEMERVLHARRAVEYLNLLIDDLPPRRREIFLLHSGLGLKPREIARRTGLSAKTVNAHVANAMVYIRKRMAAAELWP encoded by the coding sequence ATGGGGCATGGCAGGAAACTGGCGGATGGAACGGAGCATCCGGCGCGGGCCGGGGCCGAGATCGTGCCGTTGCGCGAGCGGCTGGCCGAAGGGCTGGCCGAAGCCGCGCCGTCTCACCCGCTCGCGCGCGCGTTCTTCGAACTGCAGCAGCCCTTGCGCGCCTTCTTCCACCGCCGCACCGGCGCTGCTGAGGATACCGAGGATCTGTTGCAGGATCTGTGGCTGCGGGTCGAGGCGAGCCGGGAAACATTCAGCGGAGCGGAGGCGCCCGACAACCCCGCCGCCTATCTCCAGCGGATCGCCGCCAATCTCGCGCTGGACTGGCTGCGACGGCGCAAGGTCCGCTCGGCATTGGCCGATGCGCGCGATCCGGCCGAGCAGGCGGACGATACCGTTACCGAGATGGAGCGGGTGCTCCACGCCCGCCGCGCGGTCGAATATCTCAACCTGCTGATCGATGACCTCCCGCCGCGCCGGCGCGAGATCTTCCTGCTCCATTCCGGCCTGGGCCTGAAGCCGCGCGAGATCGCGCGCCGCACCGGGCTCAGCGCGAAGACCGTCAACGCTCATGTCGCCAACGCGATGGTCTATATTCGCAAGCGCATGGCGGCCGCGGAGCTCTGGCCATGA